In one window of Pagrus major chromosome 12, Pma_NU_1.0 DNA:
- the prodha gene encoding proline dehydrogenase 1, mitochondrial — translation MSYTKFVAALVRANAGNVNKIRISPGRCRSTVASTKTREEKDEQMEGCAVVEAGPVELISQTKNVTNTPLHKIHIDFDNTQEAYRSKGNVELLRSLLVFKLCTVDFLVEKNKELMDLSKKLLGQWMFEKMMKMTFYGQFVAGEDHNSIKPLIQKNQAFGVGAVLDYSVEEDLTQEEAEKKEMDSCVSEAEKESPDADHREKKYKAHRQFGDRRGGVISARTYFYADESKCDNQMETFINCIKASGGASADGFSAIKMTALGRPQFLLQFSEVLVKWRQFFNFLAAQQGKSDMMVLEQKLELEELKESLTTLGVGAKDDIENWFTGEKLGLSGTIDLLDWNSLINDTTKISNLLMVPNLETGHLEPLLNKFTAEEERQMKRMLQRVDVLAKHALENGVRLMVDAEQTYFQPAISRLTLEMQRKFNREKPIIFNTYQCYLKDAYDNVTVDIELSRREGWYFGAKLVRGAYMYQERDRAKEIGYEDPINPDYEATNRMYHRCLEYVMEEIEHSRKANIMVATHNEDTVKFTLEKMNEMGLSPTENKVYFGQLLGMCDQISFPLGQAGFPVYKYVPYGPVNEVIPYLSRRAQENRGFMKGSQRERSLLWKELKRRLLGGQIFYKPVY, via the exons atgtcataCACGAAGTTTGTTGCGGCTCTCGTCCGGGCAAACGCGGGCAATGTCAACAAAATACGCATCTCACCTGGAAGATGTCGGTCAACGGTGGCATCCACCAAGACCCGAGAGGAGAAAGATGAGCAGATGGAGGGGTGCGCCGTGGTGGAAGCCGGGCCGGTTGAACTCATCAGCCAGaccaaaaatgtcacaaatacgCCGTTACATAAAATCCACATTGATTTCGACAACACACAGGAAGCCTACAGAAGTAAAGGTAACGTTGAACTGCTTCGGAGTCTGCTCGTCTTCAAGCTGTGTACAGTTGACTTCCTCGTTGAAAAGAACAAAGAG CTGATGGACCTGAGTAAGAAGCTGCTTGGTCAGTGGATGTttgagaagatgatgaagatgaccTTCTACGGTCAGTTTGTGGCAGGGGAAGACCACAACTCCATCAAACCTTTGATTCAGAAGAATCAGGCCTTTGGTGTGGGGGCAGTTTTGGACTACAGTGTGGAGGAGGACCTAACacaagaggaggcagagaagaaggAAATGGA ttcatgtgtttcagaggcagagaaagaaagtcCAG ATGCTGATCACCGTGAGAAGAAGTACAAAGCCCATCGGCAGTTCGGTGACAGGCGTGGAGGGGTTATTAGTGCCCGTACCTACTTCTATGCAGATGAGTCCAAATGTGACAACCAAATGGAGACATTCATAAACTGCATTAAAGCCTCTG GGGGAGCCTCTGCAGATGGATTTTCTGCCATCAAAATGACTGCTCTCGGACGCCCACAGTTCCTT CTCCAGTTTTCAGAAGTCCTGGTTAAATGGAGACAGTTCTTTAACTTTCTCGCAGCACAACAGGGGAAATCAGACATGATGGTACTGGAACAAAAACTGGAACTGGAGGAATTGAAG GAAAGTTTGACTACGCTGGGGGTTGGAGCCAAGGACGACATTGAGAACTGGTTTACTGGAGAGAAGCTGGGCTTGTCAGG AACGATAGATCTGCTGGACTGGAACAGTTTAATAAATGATACAACAAAAATCTCCAATCTGCTTATGGTGCCAAACCTTGAG ACCGGCCATCTGGAACCATTGTTGAACAAGTTtacagctgaggaggagaggcagatgAAGAGAATGCTTCAGAGAGTGGACGTTCTGGCCAAG CATGCTTTGGAGAATGGCGTTAGGCTAATGGTGGATGCCGAGCAGACGTACTTCCAACCAGCTATTAGTCGACTGACCCTGGAAATGCAGAGAAAATTCAACAGAGAGAAGCCAATCATTTTCAACACTTATCAGTGTTACCTCAAG gATGCCTATGACAATGTAACTGTGGATATTGAGCTGTCACGACGGGAGGGCTGGTACTTTGGTGCCAAACTGGTTCGTGGAGCCTACATGTaccaagagagagacagggccAAAGAGATTGGCTACGAAGACCCGATAAACCCAGACTATGAGGCCACTAACAGGATGTATCACAG GTGTTTGGAGTACGTGATGGAGGAGATTGAACACAGCAGGAAAGCAAATATCATGGTTGCCACTCACAACGAGGACACAGTGAAGTTTACCCTCGAAAA gaTGAATGAGATGGGCCTTTCACCCACTGAGAATAAGGTTTACTTTGGACAGCTGCTGGGAATGTGTGACCAGATCAGCTTCCCACTAG GTCAAGCAGGTTTCCCGGTCTATAAGTATGTCCCATATGGCCCTGTCAACGAGGTCATCCCTTATCTGTCTCGTCGTGCTCAAGAGAACCGTGGCTTCATGAAGGGATCCCAGAGAGAGCGCAGCCTGCTGTGGAAGGAGCTGAAACGCAGGCTGCTGGGTGGTCAGATTTTCTACAAGCCTGTCTACTGA
- the gal3st1b gene encoding galactosylceramide sulfotransferase, which produces MSGVKERKCTRVIRGLILWILLSNIMLVLYCLTNTTQVKMRGSQEDTCPLSIARLLKQNVTSAKSQSEECSPTLNIMFMKTHKTASSTILNILFRFGEKHKLKFAFPDGRNDFFYPSPFLCSQVKDYTPGDCFNIVCNHMRFDHREVAKLMPPDAVYITILRDPVDLFESSFHYYHRAVPLTWRIRGENKLAEFLDNPKRFYSSKAFNSFYLKNLLFFDFGLDNNLEADDPRVLRDIHNLSEHFDLVLIAEYFEESLILLKDKLCWSMEDILYFKLNARKSSSVFRLTPELRAKALQWNGADWRLYQHFNATFWARVEAYGRERMSQEVKELRRRNSEMKAICIEDGGAVEAQKIQDRHFLPWQPVGESSILGYNMKRSMDPKFRTICEKMLTPEIQYLSDLGVNLWLTRLWGWFKDAVFRV; this is translated from the exons ATGTCTGGCGTCAAAGAAAGGAAGTGCACGCGTGTCATCCGAGGCCTGATTCTCTGGATTCTCCTGAGCAACATCATGCTGGTGCTGTACTGCTTGACGAACACAACCCAAGTGAAGATGAG gGGCTCTCAAGAAGACACGTGTCCACTCAGTATTGCAAGATTATTGAAGCAAAATGTGACCAGCGCCAAATCCCAGTCAGAAGAGTGCTCCCCCACGTTGAACATCATGTTCATGAAGACCCATAAAACTGCCAGCAGCACCATCCTCAACATCCTCTTCAGATTTGGGGAAAAGCACAAGCTTAAGTTTGCCTTCCCCGATGGTCGCAATGACTTCTTCTACCCATCGCCTTTCCTGTGCTCCCAGGTGAAGGACTACACGCCCGGAGACTGTTTCAACATTGTTTGCAACCACATGCGCTTCGACCATCGAGAAGTAGCCAAGCTCATGCCCCCGGATGCTGTGTACATCACCATCCTGCGTGACCCTGTTGATCTGTTTGAGTCGTCCTTCCATTATTATCACAGAGCAGTTCCTCTCACATGGAGGATCAGAGGAGAGAACAAACTGGCAGAGTTTCTAGACAATCCCAAGCGCTTCTATAGCTCAAAGGCTTTCAACTCATTCTATCTTAAGAATCTGCTCTTTTTTGACTTTGGTTTGGATAACAACCTGGAGGCTGATGATCCTCGTGTATTGAGAGATATTCACAACTTATCTGAACATTTTGATCTGGTTCTCATAGCAGAATATTTTGAGGAATCGCTTATTCTGCTTAAGGACAAACTCTGTTGGAGCATGGAGGACATCCTGTATTTCAAACTCAATGCCCGCAAGAGCTCATCTGTGTTTCGACTGACCCCTGAGTTGAGAGCCAAAGCTCTACAGTGGAACGGAGCTGACTGGAGGCTCTATCAGCACTTCAATGCTACCTTCTGGGCCAGAGTAGAGGCGTAcgggagagagagaatgagcCAGGAGGTTAAAGAGCTGAGGAGAAGAAACTCTGAGATGAAGGCCATCTGCATCGAGGATGGAGGTGCAGTCGAAGCCCAAAAGATTCAGGACAGGCATTTCCTGCCCTGGCAGCCAGTAGGCGAGTCTTCCATCCTGGGGTACAACATGAAGAGAAGTATGGATCCCAAATTCAGGACAATCTGTGAGAAGATGCTCACACCTGAAATACAATACTTATCAGACCTGGGTGTAAACCTGTGGCTGACTAGACTATGGGGTTGGTTTAAAGATGCTGTTTTTAGAGTTTAA
- the zmat5 gene encoding zinc finger matrin-type protein 5 — MGKRYYCDYCDRSFQDNMHNRKKHLNGVQHHRAKKAWFDHFRDTAAILYDEQTKKPCRKFLQKGICDFGPNCRFSHMSEEDLFHLQRQVEEEQQRREDSKDRTKPDRTVEEWLSRREKKKSAISTKGDKKTEEDTEEGQAENDVPPQLLSIHDLPPSLLPPPPGGWKVRVNTEWG; from the exons ATGGGAAAGAGATACTACTGTGACTACTGTGACCGGTCCTTTCAGGACAACATGCACAACAGGAAGAAACATCTGAATGGTGTTCAGCATCACAGAGCCAAGAAGGCCTGGTTTGACCACTTTAGAG ACACTGCAGCCATTCTGTATGACGAGCAAACAAAGAAACCCTGCAGGAAGTTTCTCCAAAAAG GGATTTGTGATTTTGGCCCTAACTGCAGGTTTTCTCACATGTCAGAAGAGGATTTGTTTCACTTACAGAGACAGGTGGAAG AAGAACAACAGCGTAGAGAGGACTCTAAAGACAGAACCAAGCCTGATCGAACTGTAGAAGAATGGCTCTCCagaagggaaaagaagaagTCTGCCATCAGCACCAAAGG GGATAAAAAAACTGAGGAAGACACTGAAGAGGGCCAAGCAGAAAATGATGTACCTCCACAGCTCCTTTCCATTCATgaccttcctccctctcttctgcctcctcctccaggcGGATGGAAAGTCAGAGTGAACACAGAATGGGGTTGA
- the uqcr10 gene encoding cytochrome b-c1 complex subunit 9, whose amino-acid sequence MALTKSVYNLLFRRTSTFAVTIMVGAVLFERLFDQGGDAIFEQMNRGKLWKHIQHNYESKDEE is encoded by the exons ATGGCGCTGACGAAGTCCGTCTACAATCTGCTCTTCAGGAGAACGTCAACTTTCGCTGTAACCATCATGGTTGGAGCGGTTCTCTTTGAACGACTATTCGACCAAGGTGGCGACGCGATTTTCGAGCAAATGAATCGCGGG AAACTGTGGAAACACATCCAACACAACTATGAGAGCAAAGACGAGGAATAG